Proteins co-encoded in one Cricetulus griseus strain 17A/GY chromosome 10, alternate assembly CriGri-PICRH-1.0, whole genome shotgun sequence genomic window:
- the Tmem74 gene encoding transmembrane protein 74: MELHSLTKRNRPEDLCNGMDWSSGETLGDQAEEAAITAALCSQKNSASSPGAAVVEVSRFSPSLASPTSLVQGSAIQPSFLPPGPPDSGNNQVMADRKVCNCCSHELETSFTYVDENVNLEQRSQRSPSAKGGNRPGDLGWGNANEWSHDAAMSLMSEDEDDTGSEATSSGKSIDYGFISAILFLVTGILLVIISYIVPREVTVDPNTVAAREMERLEKESARLGAHLDRCVIAGLCLLTLGGVVLSCLLMMSMWKGELYRRNRFASSKESAKLYGSFNFRMKTSTNENTLELSLVEEDALAVQS; this comes from the coding sequence ATGGAGCTCCACTCTCTGACTAAGAGGAACAGGCCAGAGGACCTGTGCAACGGTATGGACTGGAGTTCGGGAGAGACTCTTGGTGACCAGGCAGAGGAGGCAGCCATCACAGCTGCCCTTTGCTCTCAGAAAAACTCTGCATCCTCACCAGGAGCAGCCGTGGTGGAAGTGTCAAGATTTAGCCCTTCTCTAGCATCCCCTACCTCCTTGGTCCAAGGCAGTGCTATTCAGCCAAGCTTTCTCCCACCAGGACCTCCTGACTCAGGAAACAACCAAGTGATGGCAGATCGTAAAGTCTGCAACTGTTGCAGCCACGAACTAGAAACTTCTTTCACTTACGTGGATGAGAACGTCAACCTAGAACAGAGAAGTCAGAGGTCCCCATCAGCAAAAGGCGGTAATCGCCCTGGAGATCTTGGCTGGGGGAACGCTAATGAATGGTCCCATGATGCTGCCATGTCGTTGATGTCTGAAGATGAAGATGACACAGGTTCAGAAGCCACATCTTCGGGGAAGTCCATAGACTATGGTTTCATCAGCGCCATCTTGTTCTTGGTCACCGGTATCTTGCTGGTGATCATTTCTTATATTGTCCCGCGGGAGGTGACAGTGGATCCCAATACCGTGGCAGCCCGGGAGATGGAGCGCCTAGAAAAGGAGAGTGCAAGGCTAGGTGCACACCTGGACCGCTGTGTGATCGCTGGGCTCTGTCTCCTTACACTCGGGGGAGTGGTTCTCTCATGCTTGTTGATGATGTCTATGTGGAAGGGCGAACTCTATCGTCGAAATAGGTTTGCCTCTTCCAAAGAGTCCGCCAAACTCTATGGTTCTTTCAACTTCAGGATGAAAACCAGCACTAACGAAAACACCCTGGAACTGTCCTTGGTGGAGGAAGATGCCCTTGCTGTACAGAGTTAA